From a single Streptomyces sp. NBC_01264 genomic region:
- the lepA gene encoding translation elongation factor 4, with product MPAIPSHVPEPSRTDPALIRNFCIIAHIDHGKSTLADRMLQLTGVVDSRQMRAQYLDRMDIERERGITIKSQAVRLPWAPNTGEDQGRTHVLNMIDTPGHVDFTYEVSRSLAACEGTVLLVDAAQGIEAQTLANLYLAMEKDLAIVPVLNKIDLPAAQPEKFAEELANLVGCQPEDVLRVSAKTGLGVDVLLDKIVATVPAPVGPKDAPARAMIFDSVYDSYRGVVTYVRVVDGQLNKRERIRMMSTGATHELLEIGVSSPEMTPADGIGVGEVGYIITGVKDVRQSKVGDTITSLNNGATEALGGYKDPRPMVFSGLYPLDGSDYPDLREALDKLQLNDAALVYEPETSAALGFGFRVGFLGLLHLDVVRERLEREFGLDLIATAPNVVYRVVLEDGKEVTVTNPSEFPEGKIRDVFEPVVRATLLAPSEFIGAIMELCQQRRGTLLGMDYLSEDRVEIRYTLPLAEIVFDFFDQLKSKTRGYASLDYEPTGEQAGSLVKVDILLHGDKVDAFSAVCHKDAAYAYGVRLVAKLRELIPRQAFEIPIQAAVGSRVIARETIRAIRKDVLAKCYGGDISRKRKLLEKQKEGKKRMKMVGSVEVPQEAFIAVLSSDESGGKKK from the coding sequence GTGCCCGCGATCCCCAGCCACGTGCCCGAGCCGAGCCGTACCGACCCGGCGCTGATCCGCAACTTCTGCATCATCGCGCACATCGACCACGGCAAGTCGACGCTTGCCGACCGGATGCTCCAGCTCACCGGTGTGGTGGACTCGCGGCAGATGCGCGCCCAGTACCTCGACCGCATGGACATCGAGCGTGAGCGCGGCATCACGATCAAGTCCCAGGCCGTCCGGCTGCCCTGGGCGCCGAACACGGGCGAGGACCAGGGCAGGACCCACGTCCTCAACATGATCGACACCCCTGGGCACGTCGACTTCACCTACGAGGTCTCGCGCTCCCTGGCGGCGTGCGAGGGCACGGTCCTCCTGGTGGACGCGGCCCAGGGCATCGAGGCGCAGACCCTCGCCAACCTGTACCTCGCGATGGAGAAGGACCTGGCGATCGTCCCGGTCCTGAACAAGATCGACCTGCCGGCCGCCCAGCCGGAGAAGTTCGCCGAGGAGCTCGCGAACCTGGTCGGCTGCCAGCCCGAGGACGTCCTGCGCGTCTCGGCGAAGACCGGTCTCGGCGTGGACGTGCTGCTCGACAAGATCGTCGCCACGGTCCCGGCCCCGGTCGGTCCCAAGGACGCCCCGGCCCGCGCGATGATCTTCGACTCCGTCTACGACTCGTACCGCGGCGTCGTGACGTACGTGCGTGTGGTCGACGGCCAGCTCAACAAGCGCGAGCGCATCCGGATGATGTCGACCGGAGCCACCCACGAGCTCCTGGAGATCGGTGTCTCCTCCCCGGAGATGACCCCGGCCGACGGCATCGGCGTCGGCGAGGTGGGCTACATCATCACCGGCGTGAAGGACGTCCGTCAGTCCAAGGTCGGTGACACCATCACCAGCCTGAACAACGGCGCGACCGAGGCCCTCGGCGGCTACAAGGACCCGCGCCCGATGGTCTTCTCGGGCCTGTACCCGCTCGACGGTTCGGACTACCCGGACCTGCGCGAGGCCCTGGACAAGCTCCAGCTCAACGACGCCGCGCTGGTCTACGAGCCGGAGACCTCGGCGGCGCTGGGCTTCGGCTTCCGCGTCGGCTTCCTCGGCCTGCTGCACCTGGACGTGGTCCGCGAGCGCCTGGAGCGCGAGTTCGGCCTCGACCTCATCGCCACCGCGCCGAACGTGGTCTACCGCGTCGTCCTGGAGGACGGCAAGGAGGTCACCGTCACCAACCCGAGCGAGTTCCCCGAGGGCAAGATCAGGGACGTGTTCGAGCCGGTCGTACGGGCCACCCTGCTCGCGCCCTCCGAGTTCATCGGCGCGATCATGGAGCTCTGCCAGCAGCGCCGCGGCACCCTCCTCGGGATGGACTACCTCTCCGAGGACCGGGTCGAGATCCGCTACACGCTCCCGCTCGCGGAGATCGTCTTCGACTTCTTCGACCAGCTGAAGTCCAAGACGCGCGGTTACGCCTCCCTCGACTACGAGCCCACCGGCGAGCAGGCCGGCAGCCTGGTCAAGGTCGACATCCTGCTGCACGGCGACAAGGTCGACGCCTTCTCCGCGGTCTGCCACAAGGACGCCGCCTACGCCTACGGCGTGCGACTGGTCGCCAAGCTGCGCGAACTCATCCCGCGGCAGGCCTTCGAGATCCCGATCCAGGCGGCCGTCGGCTCCCGCGTCATCGCCCGCGAGACCATCCGCGCCATCCGCAAGGACGTCCTCGCCAAGTGCTACGGCGGTGACATCTCCCGTAAGCGGAAGCTGCTGGAGAAGCAGAAGGAAGGCAAGAAGCGCATGAAGATGGTCGGCTCCGTGGAGGTCCCCCAGGAGGCCTTCATCGCCGTCCTGTCCAGCGACGAGTCCGGCGGCAAGAAGAAGTAG
- the rpsT gene encoding 30S ribosomal protein S20, with amino-acid sequence MANIKSQVKRNKTNEKARLRNKAVKSSLKTAIRKAREAVVAGDVEKATVASRAASRALDKAVSKGVIHKNAAANKKSALATKVASLQG; translated from the coding sequence GTGGCGAACATCAAGTCCCAGGTCAAGCGCAACAAGACGAACGAGAAGGCTCGCCTTCGCAACAAGGCCGTCAAGTCCTCGCTCAAGACCGCCATCCGCAAGGCCCGTGAGGCCGTCGTCGCCGGTGACGTCGAGAAGGCCACCGTGGCTTCCCGCGCCGCTTCCCGCGCGCTCGACAAGGCCGTCTCGAAGGGTGTCATCCACAAGAACGCCGCCGCCAACAAGAAGTCGGCGCTGGCGACCAAGGTTGCCTCCCTTC